The following are encoded in a window of Flavobacterium psychrotrophum genomic DNA:
- a CDS encoding winged helix-turn-helix transcriptional regulator codes for MAEYVCVPGHKKEIMAVHDAMDVLNGKWKISIISSICYYNQRRFSDILNDVNGISNKMLSKELKDLEMNKLIKRTVLDTQPVTVHYNLTEYGMTLQSIIDNLADWGMKHRQAIIEDM; via the coding sequence ATGGCAGAATATGTATGTGTGCCGGGGCACAAAAAAGAAATTATGGCGGTTCATGATGCTATGGACGTACTGAACGGAAAATGGAAAATATCGATTATATCTTCAATTTGCTATTATAACCAAAGAAGGTTTTCTGATATACTGAATGATGTAAACGGCATATCTAACAAAATGCTCAGTAAAGAGTTGAAAGATCTGGAGATGAACAAGCTCATTAAGCGTACGGTTTTAGATACGCAGCCCGTAACGGTTCATTACAATCTTACCGAATATGGAATGACATTGCAGTCTATAATTGATAATCTTGCTGACTGGGGCATGAAACACAGACAGGCAATTATAGAAGATATGTAA
- a CDS encoding SDR family oxidoreductase gives MDFSNKNVIISGGTTGIGLATAKAFINAGANVWITGRNADNLQKAADEIKSPKLKTVVSDTSKLADIAILEKAFAERGNKLDVLFLNAGIATFKPIEQATEEEFDAQFNTNVKGHFFTLQSLLPHLADGASVIFTSSTVATASNSGSSIYAATKGALNKIAQIAANELAERKIRVNIVSPGPVQTPGLENAVPAEAKGYLASVTALQRLGHADEIAKTVLFLASDAASFITGTEIVADGGYLNYALK, from the coding sequence ATGGATTTTTCAAACAAAAACGTAATTATATCAGGCGGAACTACCGGAATAGGATTAGCAACCGCAAAAGCATTTATTAACGCCGGAGCAAACGTATGGATAACGGGCAGAAATGCTGATAACCTGCAAAAAGCAGCAGATGAGATTAAAAGCCCGAAATTAAAAACGGTAGTTTCAGACACTTCAAAACTTGCAGACATTGCTATTCTGGAAAAAGCATTTGCAGAAAGAGGAAACAAACTGGATGTACTTTTTCTTAATGCCGGTATAGCAACTTTTAAACCAATAGAACAGGCAACTGAAGAAGAATTTGATGCGCAGTTTAATACGAATGTTAAAGGGCATTTCTTTACATTACAGAGCCTGCTTCCGCATTTAGCAGATGGAGCATCGGTAATATTTACTTCCTCTACAGTAGCAACAGCCTCAAATTCAGGAAGCAGTATTTATGCTGCAACCAAGGGTGCTTTAAACAAAATTGCCCAGATTGCTGCAAATGAACTCGCAGAACGCAAAATTCGTGTAAACATCGTGAGCCCGGGCCCAGTACAAACACCGGGATTAGAAAATGCCGTACCTGCAGAGGCAAAAGGGTACCTGGCTTCTGTTACAGCCTTGCAACGATTAGGTCATGCCGATGAAATTGCAAAAACGGTTTTGTTCCTGGCTTCAGACGCCGCAAGCTTTATTACAGGCACAGAGATTGTAGCCGATGGTGGTTACCTTAACTATGCGCTTAAATAA
- a CDS encoding T9SS sorting signal type C domain-containing protein, which translates to MLLKLLKHNKLFLLLVGLLSLVAGAQQTTVFTQDFTTSAGTSYSTVNGAIGSSSTWSMLRSGTDMGARINSGYLDLTNDATGASNSAGWVLAYRLAATATPYNATLGSNPGTVTWTFNMRQYRTNPSGVASNNYGNAVVLAGTSNTTATTGTGYAVILGNSGNTDPVRLVRYSAGLRTSTDMISSNTSGVNDFGRHYISVKVTYSPSTNTWELFARKDGSSAFANPATGYYSTQGTLVNNTYTATSLPLLGAFWNAGTKSKQTAYFDNYSISVATPVLASISPTSKVAGSAAFPLTVTGSNFTSASVIQWNGVALTTTYVSATQLTASIPAANVATTGTAAITVATGAAVSGSQTFYIDAVNTPSISTSTSALTNFTTITGTPSAAQSFTSTGTSLGSGNNITITAPTNFEVSNSAAGPYSASIPVTAATTTTYVRVSASAPSGLYSNVVLLAASGATTRHIALTATVLSTEPTTAATSLTFTNTNSIQTTINWTGGNGSNHLVVVRQASAVAATLADGATYFASTTFGSGADVGTTSYVVYAGSANSVTVMGLNPATTYYATVYEYNGSGGTENYRTTGISGSTTTLNAPLGLQLKAVNTVYSIDFDNTVEGVNNSTYAGAGLADFPDVGDLNTNSFVLSPITTTGVTFGGDILDDDPAYGNGLSDGGVTDGGFYAFQVATGNYALGIQPDATYPSGSTTLRFQNQTGTAITSVNIGYKIYVRNDEAGANSYNFFYSPTNANNVNYLAATVLNQTTTAAADAVSGWKMYYKVVTLTGLNISANSYYYIRWSGDVASGTAYDEIALDDITIVANPTSNYAPLAGTVQTAVLAGNSNLSGATTVNGDITFNGGKQYLGANTLTLNGTVTNTTTAGLSGSASSNLVVSGAVSPTLSFDQTTVGTTNLLNNLTVTPSGTNTVTLGNNVVVNGALTVDESQTFALGTNTLTGTLATITNNGTVTTTNTTTTPFASGKTWGGTGWLAFNAATAAQYLPAGTYNKVTINTTGGGNATGDITLNGDLNLPNANVSATKGAFDTAAYSIIMGANSFNTGAGDVSGIVTRNSPIVNNVAYTFGHSRTTIFYPTTGTLPTSMSIKIVLGSAPAGKTDAILRTYDFIQTGGTGTKATISAHYLDSELNSNTENNLVDWVVVVPSTLVEQGRTNYGTIDNFVELSNVNVAFFSSTFGSKLLTLANSQVATVTWNGSVSTSWTTAANWSPNATPSDATNVIIPDAATTPNDPILNSSVTIGTLNIQTGGILNTPTGGQLNITKASGAWINQGTYNPSNGTVAFTVPLASGDATIAGSTTFYNLTIPAGTNLRPVTDNVMDIGGTFTKDGNLYAGSVTNTIIYSGTNQTVITPNGALGAYDNLTINGTGAIIPASINIAGNLITNQAVNFAGTTVNMIGTEAAGQRIGGTVSPSFNNLTVNKPSGSGTLILQNNIAVTGTLTLNSGLLDIASYNLTLGANAVAGTFSTTSMIDADGTGRVIRPYTGVGSYTFPIGETTSNTSYSPLTINVTAGTFNNASIAVNLTDATHPNNYGTTSYFTRYWSVTETGITGAVVTITGNYTLGDAVGGESVLSAAQLNGTFNAITNPWVKFGTLGNTTFSATNATLTSGQTSYFSGITLSPVSVTVDGGGTFCQNTTVQLSSAVSGGVGNYTYSWSNGLGSGSTAVPPTNTVGSVTYTLTVRDANGIVGTANAVVTVTAAPNAGTLSSNQSICANSTPAAITLTGYVGTIVRWERSTSTSFPNPTFIASTNATLTGAEIGTTLTATRYLRAVVQNGSCDVVYSNYVEVKINTTTWDGTAWDNGAPTATDAVIFNGDYTAGASFAACTIVVNNGADVLVPSNFTATVNGAVTVNEGGSLTFSNNAALVQLTNAVNAGNIIFHKTSNPLFRLDYTLWAAPVTGQQLRAFSMGTSNNRFYVYKYDTADNGITYDEAYWPVDPLNTYFEAAKGYLIRMPNVITANVTGTTNGGTTTPAQYIAGTGDYIFDGAFTGVPNNGSFNPALSQLGNRYTAVGNPYPSPISVADFLSANSTKLVTDTGVWFWRKRNNQNVESYVTLNLFGYTANPSDSTTNSTGLGSFYQGSSNTWLIAPGQGFFVQAKPSLAEPTVSFTNSMRRSSPGTQAFFRSAADTASRYWINVTAQDGRSSQMMVGYTEGATLDIDYGYDSKKLGEGSTISLYSIAQGSKLAIQARPAFAVNDVVPMGFTAPVAGLYTISLDHFDGIFADGQTVYLRDNTEGIVRNLNLNNYTFTSEAGTFEGRFDVIYTTSALGTDNPVPDANSVIVFKDNNTIQVNSESVLINSITIYDTRGRKLYTQSGINATDAKITGLAIAQQVLIVEVDTVKGKISTRIVY; encoded by the coding sequence ATGCTACTAAAATTACTTAAACACAACAAGTTGTTTCTGTTGTTAGTCGGCTTACTGTCACTCGTAGCGGGTGCCCAGCAAACTACCGTCTTTACACAGGATTTCACAACATCCGCGGGTACTTCCTACAGTACCGTAAACGGTGCCATAGGAAGCAGCAGCACATGGTCTATGCTGCGTAGCGGTACCGATATGGGTGCCCGCATAAACTCGGGTTATCTCGATTTAACAAATGATGCCACCGGTGCTTCTAACAGCGCAGGTTGGGTTTTGGCATACAGGCTTGCGGCTACCGCTACCCCATACAATGCTACATTAGGATCAAACCCCGGCACTGTTACCTGGACATTCAACATGCGCCAGTACCGCACTAACCCCAGCGGTGTGGCAAGTAACAATTATGGAAACGCAGTTGTGTTAGCAGGCACATCTAACACTACCGCCACCACGGGTACAGGCTATGCAGTGATACTGGGTAACAGCGGAAATACCGACCCTGTAAGGCTCGTGCGTTACAGCGCGGGTTTGCGCACTTCTACCGATATGATATCCTCTAACACAAGTGGCGTAAACGACTTTGGGCGCCATTACATAAGTGTAAAGGTAACCTATTCGCCCTCTACAAATACATGGGAGCTGTTTGCAAGAAAAGATGGCAGTTCTGCATTCGCTAACCCGGCCACAGGTTATTATTCTACGCAAGGCACCCTGGTTAATAATACGTATACGGCCACATCGCTGCCGCTACTGGGCGCGTTCTGGAATGCCGGCACAAAGTCTAAACAAACTGCTTATTTTGACAATTACTCTATATCAGTAGCCACACCTGTACTGGCATCTATATCCCCCACCTCTAAGGTAGCGGGCTCTGCGGCGTTTCCACTTACAGTAACAGGCTCTAATTTTACAAGTGCCTCTGTAATCCAGTGGAATGGTGTTGCACTTACTACCACCTATGTATCGGCCACACAACTTACAGCCAGTATACCTGCGGCTAATGTAGCCACTACGGGCACAGCAGCCATAACCGTTGCTACTGGGGCTGCAGTAAGCGGCTCACAAACGTTTTATATAGACGCGGTTAATACCCCCTCTATATCTACCTCTACGAGCGCGCTAACTAATTTTACTACTATTACAGGTACGCCATCGGCCGCGCAAAGCTTTACTTCTACAGGTACATCGTTGGGCTCTGGCAACAATATTACCATAACAGCTCCCACAAACTTTGAGGTTTCTAACTCAGCAGCAGGCCCATACTCAGCGAGTATACCGGTTACTGCAGCCACTACAACTACCTATGTAAGGGTAAGCGCGAGCGCTCCCTCAGGATTATACTCTAACGTGGTATTACTGGCAGCATCGGGTGCCACTACCCGCCATATAGCGCTTACGGCTACGGTACTAAGTACTGAGCCTACCACCGCGGCTACATCGCTTACGTTTACAAACACAAACTCTATACAAACCACTATTAACTGGACTGGCGGCAATGGAAGTAACCACCTTGTTGTGGTACGCCAGGCGTCGGCTGTAGCTGCCACACTCGCTGACGGCGCCACTTACTTTGCGTCAACAACATTTGGATCAGGTGCTGATGTAGGTACTACAAGCTACGTGGTTTACGCAGGCAGCGCTAACTCGGTAACTGTTATGGGCCTTAACCCGGCCACTACTTATTATGCCACAGTATATGAGTATAACGGAAGCGGCGGTACCGAAAATTACCGCACCACCGGCATATCAGGAAGTACAACTACCCTTAACGCCCCTCTCGGGCTTCAGCTAAAAGCGGTAAACACCGTATATTCCATAGACTTTGACAATACGGTAGAGGGTGTAAACAACAGTACCTATGCCGGTGCCGGCCTCGCCGATTTTCCGGATGTGGGCGACCTTAATACCAATTCCTTTGTGCTTTCTCCTATAACCACCACGGGTGTAACCTTTGGCGGCGATATCTTAGATGATGACCCTGCTTATGGAAATGGCCTTTCGGACGGTGGTGTAACAGACGGTGGATTTTATGCATTTCAGGTAGCCACGGGCAATTATGCGCTTGGCATACAACCTGATGCTACATATCCGTCCGGCAGTACTACATTGCGTTTCCAGAACCAGACCGGTACAGCTATAACATCAGTAAACATTGGTTATAAAATTTACGTACGAAACGATGAGGCTGGTGCAAACTCTTACAACTTTTTTTATTCGCCTACAAACGCTAATAACGTAAACTATCTTGCGGCTACCGTACTTAACCAGACTACTACCGCTGCTGCAGATGCAGTGTCCGGATGGAAAATGTATTATAAGGTAGTAACCCTTACCGGCCTTAATATTTCGGCTAACAGCTATTATTATATCCGCTGGAGCGGCGATGTGGCCTCGGGCACTGCGTATGATGAAATAGCACTTGATGATATTACTATAGTAGCAAACCCTACCAGTAATTATGCACCACTTGCAGGAACGGTACAAACAGCCGTCCTGGCAGGTAACTCTAACCTGAGTGGCGCTACAACGGTTAACGGTGATATTACTTTTAATGGTGGTAAACAATATTTAGGGGCAAACACACTTACCCTTAACGGCACTGTTACTAATACCACTACAGCAGGGCTTAGCGGAAGCGCTTCGTCAAACCTGGTTGTTTCGGGCGCGGTAAGCCCTACACTTAGCTTTGACCAGACTACCGTGGGCACTACAAACTTGCTAAACAATCTTACCGTAACCCCATCGGGCACTAATACGGTAACACTGGGCAATAATGTGGTTGTTAACGGTGCGCTTACCGTAGACGAAAGCCAAACGTTTGCCCTGGGCACTAATACATTAACAGGCACACTGGCTACCATTACTAATAATGGTACCGTAACCACCACTAATACTACCACTACGCCGTTTGCATCGGGCAAAACATGGGGCGGTACTGGCTGGCTTGCCTTTAACGCGGCTACAGCGGCACAATACCTGCCGGCGGGAACATATAATAAAGTAACTATAAATACTACCGGCGGTGGTAACGCTACAGGTGATATTACCCTTAACGGCGACCTTAACCTGCCTAACGCAAACGTAAGCGCAACAAAAGGTGCGTTTGATACTGCTGCATACAGTATTATAATGGGAGCTAACTCATTTAATACCGGTGCGGGCGATGTAAGCGGAATTGTAACCCGTAATAGCCCAATAGTAAACAATGTGGCTTATACCTTTGGCCATTCAAGAACCACTATTTTTTATCCTACTACCGGTACCTTACCTACATCTATGAGTATTAAAATTGTATTAGGATCTGCACCAGCCGGTAAAACCGACGCAATACTACGTACATACGATTTTATACAAACCGGGGGTACAGGAACAAAAGCTACCATTTCTGCCCACTATCTTGACAGCGAGCTAAACAGCAATACCGAAAACAACCTCGTAGACTGGGTAGTAGTAGTGCCAAGTACACTGGTAGAGCAGGGCCGTACTAATTATGGTACTATTGATAATTTTGTAGAGCTAAGTAATGTAAATGTGGCATTCTTTTCGTCAACATTTGGCTCAAAACTACTTACGCTTGCTAATTCGCAGGTGGCTACTGTAACCTGGAATGGATCGGTAAGTACCTCATGGACAACAGCAGCAAACTGGTCGCCAAATGCAACGCCATCTGACGCTACCAATGTAATAATTCCGGATGCGGCTACCACGCCAAACGACCCTATACTAAACAGCAGTGTAACCATTGGTACACTAAACATACAAACCGGCGGTATATTAAATACCCCTACCGGCGGGCAGCTAAACATTACTAAAGCAAGTGGCGCCTGGATAAACCAGGGAACCTATAATCCATCAAACGGAACGGTTGCCTTTACTGTGCCATTAGCCAGCGGAGACGCTACCATAGCGGGCAGTACAACATTTTATAACCTAACAATACCTGCGGGTACTAACCTAAGGCCGGTAACAGATAATGTAATGGATATAGGCGGTACTTTTACAAAAGACGGTAACCTGTATGCAGGTTCTGTTACAAACACCATTATATATAGTGGCACTAACCAAACCGTAATTACACCAAATGGTGCGCTGGGAGCGTATGACAATTTAACCATAAATGGCACCGGTGCTATTATTCCCGCGTCTATAAATATTGCCGGTAACTTAATTACAAACCAGGCAGTAAACTTTGCAGGCACTACCGTAAATATGATAGGTACTGAGGCAGCCGGCCAACGCATAGGCGGCACGGTAAGCCCGTCTTTTAACAACCTTACTGTAAACAAGCCTTCGGGTTCAGGTACACTTATACTGCAAAACAATATTGCGGTAACCGGTACCCTTACTTTAAATTCAGGGCTGCTTGATATTGCAAGCTATAACCTTACACTGGGTGCTAATGCCGTGGCAGGTACTTTTTCGACCACCAGCATGATTGATGCCGATGGTACCGGACGTGTAATACGCCCGTACACAGGGGTGGGTTCATATACCTTCCCTATAGGTGAAACTACAAGTAACACCAGCTATTCGCCGCTTACCATTAATGTTACCGCAGGCACATTTAATAATGCCTCAATAGCCGTAAACCTTACCGATGCAACACACCCTAACAACTATGGTACAACCAGCTACTTTACCCGCTACTGGAGCGTAACCGAAACCGGTATTACCGGCGCGGTAGTAACTATAACCGGAAACTATACCCTGGGCGATGCTGTAGGCGGCGAAAGCGTGCTTAGTGCCGCGCAGCTAAACGGTACCTTTAACGCGATAACAAACCCGTGGGTAAAATTTGGCACCCTGGGCAACACTACATTTAGTGCCACTAATGCTACCTTAACCTCAGGGCAAACATCTTATTTCTCAGGTATTACTTTATCGCCCGTTAGCGTTACTGTAGACGGTGGAGGTACTTTTTGCCAAAATACTACTGTGCAGCTTAGCTCAGCAGTATCGGGCGGGGTGGGTAACTATACCTACAGCTGGTCTAACGGACTGGGCTCTGGCTCCACTGCGGTACCGCCTACAAATACCGTAGGCAGCGTTACATATACCTTAACTGTAAGGGATGCAAACGGCATTGTGGGCACGGCTAACGCGGTTGTAACTGTTACTGCGGCTCCTAATGCGGGTACGCTCTCATCAAACCAGTCTATTTGTGCCAATAGCACACCTGCTGCAATTACACTTACCGGATATGTAGGTACCATTGTACGCTGGGAACGCTCTACGTCTACTTCATTCCCTAACCCTACCTTTATAGCCAGTACAAATGCCACCCTTACCGGCGCCGAAATAGGTACAACGCTAACTGCCACCCGTTACCTAAGGGCTGTGGTACAAAATGGGTCTTGTGATGTGGTGTACTCTAACTATGTTGAGGTTAAAATTAATACCACCACATGGGATGGAACTGCCTGGGATAATGGCGCACCTACAGCTACAGACGCTGTAATATTTAATGGAGACTATACAGCAGGCGCAAGCTTTGCAGCGTGTACAATAGTAGTTAATAACGGTGCCGATGTACTCGTTCCCTCAAATTTTACAGCAACGGTAAACGGAGCGGTAACTGTTAATGAAGGCGGTAGCCTAACGTTTAGCAATAATGCAGCACTGGTACAGCTTACTAATGCTGTAAATGCGGGCAACATTATATTCCATAAAACCAGCAACCCGCTTTTCAGGCTTGATTATACTTTGTGGGCTGCACCTGTTACAGGACAGCAGTTGCGCGCATTCTCAATGGGCACATCTAACAACCGTTTTTATGTCTACAAATATGATACTGCTGATAACGGAATTACCTATGATGAGGCCTACTGGCCTGTAGACCCGCTAAACACCTATTTTGAGGCTGCTAAAGGCTACCTTATCCGTATGCCTAATGTGATTACTGCAAATGTAACCGGTACTACAAATGGGGGCACAACTACACCTGCCCAATATATTGCGGGTACGGGCGATTATATTTTTGATGGCGCCTTTACCGGCGTGCCAAACAACGGTAGCTTTAACCCGGCGCTAAGCCAACTTGGTAACCGCTACACTGCAGTGGGTAACCCTTATCCGTCGCCCATAAGCGTGGCCGACTTCTTATCGGCCAATAGCACCAAGCTGGTTACCGATACCGGTGTATGGTTTTGGAGAAAACGTAATAACCAGAACGTAGAGTCGTATGTAACGCTTAACCTGTTTGGCTATACGGCAAACCCAAGCGATAGCACTACAAATAGCACCGGTTTGGGTAGTTTTTACCAGGGCAGCAGCAACACATGGCTTATAGCACCGGGGCAGGGCTTTTTTGTACAGGCAAAACCAAGCCTGGCAGAACCTACGGTAAGTTTTACTAACAGCATGCGTCGCAGCTCACCCGGCACACAGGCTTTCTTCAGGTCTGCGGCAGATACCGCATCGCGCTACTGGATTAATGTTACTGCCCAGGATGGCCGCTCCAGTCAGATGATGGTAGGCTATACCGAAGGTGCTACACTGGATATTGACTATGGTTACGACAGTAAAAAACTTGGCGAAGGCAGTACCATTTCACTATACTCTATAGCACAAGGCAGCAAGCTTGCCATACAGGCCAGGCCAGCCTTTGCGGTAAATGATGTGGTGCCTATGGGCTTTACAGCGCCTGTAGCAGGTCTATATACCATAAGCCTTGACCATTTTGATGGAATATTTGCAGATGGGCAAACCGTTTACCTGCGCGACAACACAGAAGGCATAGTGCGCAACCTGAACCTTAACAATTATACATTTACAAGCGAAGCAGGAACATTTGAAGGCCGTTTTGATGTGATTTATACCACAAGTGCGCTGGGCACAGATAATCCTGTACCGGATGCTAACAGTGTTATCGTGTTTAAGGATAATAACACGATACAAGTTAACAGCGAAAGCGTATTAATAAACAGTATAACCATTTATGATACACGAGGTCGCAAACTGTATACGCAAAGTGGTATAAATGCTACCGATGCAAAAATAACAGGGCTTGCCATAGCACAGCAGGTGCTTATTGTAGAGGTAGACACCGTAAAAGGAAAAATAAGCACGCGTATTGTTTACTAA
- a CDS encoding sensor histidine kinase produces MSTDTPLHIDFDYQITHEFSDDLKLNIYRIIQEQLHNVRKHADAKNIKIDLAVKENCICITVEDNGKGFDVNIKKAGLGISNMMHRAEALIGSIAIQSSPGKGCKTEVMIPLELTGCTEASH; encoded by the coding sequence TTGTCCACCGATACCCCTTTACATATAGATTTCGACTACCAAATTACCCATGAATTTTCTGACGACCTGAAATTAAATATATATCGAATTATTCAGGAGCAGTTGCACAATGTCCGTAAGCATGCTGATGCGAAAAATATAAAGATAGATTTAGCAGTGAAGGAAAACTGTATTTGTATTACGGTAGAAGACAACGGAAAAGGATTTGATGTAAATATAAAGAAAGCAGGGCTTGGAATATCAAATATGATGCACAGGGCAGAGGCACTTATTGGCAGTATTGCAATACAAAGCAGTCCAGGTAAAGGATGCAAAACGGAAGTTATGATACCCTTAGAATTAACTGGCTGCACTGAAGCCTCACACTGA
- the istA gene encoding IS21 family transposase has product MNKLRQIIRLYCQGTGIKTIHGMVGTSRNTIKKYVRIWNGLDIDFEAFSAKSDSELSIIFTTPVAKIHSSPRMQELEPLLPELCKRLKKKGMTRELLYKEYLERYPDGYSRSSFNNAIHTYLQLARPVMHVEHKAGDKMYIDFAGSKLKVGQGEAARDVEVFVAILGCSQLTYVEAVDSQRKEDLILACQNALRYFGGVPKAIVPDNLRSAVTRGSKYEAVLNDEFAAFAEHYGVTIVPARVYKPRDKSLVEGAVKLIYRSIYTRLEGHSFDTLVSLNESILPALEMHNNKPFSGRSYSRREQFEEIEREALSALNPIDYQVHKQVMVTVMKNGYIRLGEDIHYYSVPYTYIGKKVKILYTTALVKVYYQYTMIACHERIRSKYHYTTNEDHLASQHRFLTEWSPEKFIQQAQAIHEDVALYISKVLELKPYPEQAYKSCSGILSFSRRVGAERLTNACRWAMNLSQYNYGDTAQAP; this is encoded by the coding sequence ATGAATAAATTAAGACAGATCATCCGCCTGTATTGCCAGGGGACGGGGATCAAAACAATCCACGGGATGGTGGGCACCTCCCGCAACACAATCAAGAAATATGTCCGCATCTGGAACGGTCTGGATATAGATTTTGAGGCCTTTAGCGCCAAAAGCGACAGCGAACTCTCTATCATTTTTACTACTCCTGTTGCCAAAATCCATAGCAGCCCACGTATGCAGGAGTTAGAGCCATTACTGCCTGAGCTATGTAAAAGGCTTAAAAAGAAAGGTATGACCAGGGAACTGCTCTATAAGGAATACCTTGAGAGATATCCAGATGGTTATAGCCGTTCCAGTTTTAATAATGCCATCCATACTTACCTGCAACTCGCCCGGCCAGTCATGCATGTGGAGCACAAGGCGGGCGATAAGATGTATATTGATTTTGCTGGCAGCAAGCTGAAGGTTGGCCAGGGTGAGGCTGCACGCGATGTAGAGGTTTTTGTTGCCATACTGGGCTGTAGCCAGCTTACCTACGTGGAAGCCGTGGATAGCCAGCGTAAAGAAGACCTGATCCTTGCCTGCCAAAATGCGTTGCGTTACTTTGGTGGTGTGCCAAAGGCCATCGTGCCGGACAACCTTCGTTCGGCAGTAACACGGGGCAGCAAATATGAAGCAGTGCTTAATGATGAATTTGCTGCTTTTGCTGAACACTACGGCGTTACTATAGTGCCTGCACGTGTTTATAAACCCCGTGACAAGTCTTTAGTAGAAGGTGCAGTAAAACTAATCTACCGCAGCATTTACACCCGTCTGGAAGGTCATAGCTTCGATACTCTTGTATCCCTTAACGAATCAATACTCCCAGCACTTGAAATGCATAATAACAAGCCTTTCTCCGGGCGCAGCTACTCCCGTAGGGAACAGTTCGAGGAGATAGAGCGCGAAGCCTTATCTGCTTTAAACCCTATTGATTATCAGGTTCACAAGCAGGTAATGGTTACCGTTATGAAAAACGGCTACATACGTCTGGGGGAAGACATACATTACTACAGCGTACCTTATACCTACATCGGCAAAAAGGTAAAGATACTTTACACAACGGCATTGGTAAAGGTTTATTATCAGTATACCATGATTGCCTGCCATGAGCGAATAAGGAGCAAATACCACTACACAACCAATGAAGACCACCTTGCCTCACAACACCGCTTCCTTACCGAATGGAGCCCCGAGAAGTTTATACAGCAGGCACAGGCCATACACGAGGATGTAGCTCTTTATATAAGCAAAGTACTGGAACTTAAACCCTATCCCGAGCAGGCTTATAAATCCTGTTCGGGTATCTTAAGCTTTTCAAGACGTGTAGGCGCCGAAAGGCTTACCAATGCCTGCCGTTGGGCAATGAACCTTAGCCAGTACAATTACGGAGATACTGCGCAAGCGCCTTGA
- the istB gene encoding IS21-like element helper ATPase IstB, which translates to MNNETLDKMRQLRLYGMYDAFKTNLETSLKESLTPDQFIAFLIASEWDDRRNRNIERAIKAAGFRYKASLEEVDYAIDRGLDKNQFHRLAGLDFIKEHKDIFIIGSTGTGKSYLATALGYQACQNSFKVMYVNTAKFMGQLKLAKAKGTLLAELKRIERVDLLILDDFGLQPFDPQSRLILLDIIEDRHQKRSTMLTSQIPVKQWYDIIGEKTIADAVLDRIVHHSLRLELYGESLRRRKSKSDNVFL; encoded by the coding sequence ATGAATAATGAAACGTTAGACAAGATGCGCCAGTTGCGCTTATATGGCATGTATGATGCCTTTAAAACCAATCTGGAAACTTCCCTAAAAGAATCGCTTACACCAGACCAGTTCATAGCTTTTTTAATAGCCAGCGAATGGGATGACCGACGTAACCGAAATATAGAACGGGCCATTAAGGCAGCGGGCTTCCGTTACAAAGCTTCGTTGGAAGAGGTAGATTATGCTATTGACCGGGGTCTGGATAAAAACCAGTTCCACAGGCTTGCAGGCCTTGACTTTATAAAAGAACATAAGGATATATTTATTATCGGATCTACCGGTACAGGCAAAAGCTACCTCGCAACAGCACTGGGCTACCAGGCTTGCCAAAACAGCTTTAAAGTAATGTACGTCAACACCGCTAAATTTATGGGGCAGCTTAAACTAGCCAAGGCAAAAGGCACCTTACTGGCTGAACTTAAGCGTATAGAACGTGTAGACCTGCTGATACTCGACGACTTTGGACTGCAACCCTTCGACCCCCAGTCAAGGCTTATACTGCTTGATATTATAGAAGACCGCCACCAGAAACGCTCTACGATGCTTACTTCCCAAATACCGGTAAAGCAATGGTATGATATAATCGGTGAGAAAACCATAGCTGACGCAGTACTTGACCGTATTGTTCATCACTCTTTAAGGCTGGAACTCTATGGTGAATCTTTAAGGAGAAGAAAATCTAAATCAGATAATGTATTTTTGTAA